The proteins below come from a single Streptomyces sp. B3I8 genomic window:
- a CDS encoding DUF4350 domain-containing protein, giving the protein MTTAPPATDAHPASPTGTSVSPTARQVWTRTRGILLALLILLAAGAAIAVIRSGADHGRLDPRSADRSGSRAVAELLHDRGVSTRVVTTLAAARAATGPDTTLLVASPDLLTEPQQRTLREAIRDSGGRTLLVAPGTPSLGILAPGVHADAATSFDSTLAPGCALPAARRAGPADTGGLRYTTDGTRADLCYPSDGLATLVRLPARADARGTARPGDTVVLGAPDILYNDRLDDEGNASLALQLLGSRPHLVWYLPSLSDGSATDTGDRTFFDLIPPGWLWGTLQLFVAAALAALWRARRLGPLVPEKLPVAIRASETAEGRARLYRRTDARDRAADALRSTTRTRLAPLVGVPPARAHTPEALLPALSARLHGDGHALHTLLFGPAPGDDASLIALADRLDALESEVRRP; this is encoded by the coding sequence ATGACCACCGCGCCCCCTGCCACGGACGCGCACCCGGCCTCCCCGACGGGCACCTCCGTGTCGCCCACCGCCCGCCAGGTGTGGACCCGCACGCGGGGCATCCTGCTCGCGCTGCTGATCCTGCTCGCCGCAGGCGCCGCCATCGCCGTGATCCGCTCCGGCGCCGACCACGGTCGGCTGGACCCGCGCTCCGCCGACCGCTCCGGCAGCCGCGCCGTCGCCGAACTCCTGCACGACCGTGGCGTGTCCACGCGCGTGGTGACCACCCTCGCCGCGGCCCGCGCCGCCACCGGCCCCGACACCACCCTCCTCGTCGCCTCCCCCGACCTGCTGACCGAGCCTCAGCAGCGCACCCTGCGCGAAGCGATCCGCGACTCCGGCGGCCGTACACTCCTGGTCGCCCCCGGGACACCGTCCCTCGGCATCCTCGCCCCCGGCGTCCACGCCGACGCCGCCACCAGCTTCGACTCCACGCTCGCCCCCGGCTGCGCCCTGCCGGCCGCCCGGCGCGCGGGCCCCGCCGACACCGGCGGCCTCCGCTACACCACCGACGGCACCCGCGCCGACCTGTGCTACCCCAGCGACGGCCTGGCCACCCTCGTCCGCCTCCCGGCCCGCGCCGATGCCAGGGGCACCGCCCGCCCGGGCGACACCGTGGTCCTCGGCGCGCCCGACATCCTCTACAACGACCGCCTCGACGACGAGGGCAACGCCTCCCTCGCCCTGCAACTCCTCGGCTCCCGCCCCCATCTGGTCTGGTACCTCCCCTCGCTCTCCGACGGCTCGGCCACCGACACGGGCGACCGCACCTTCTTCGACCTCATCCCCCCGGGCTGGCTCTGGGGCACGCTGCAACTGTTCGTCGCCGCCGCGCTGGCGGCCCTGTGGCGGGCACGCCGGCTCGGCCCCCTGGTGCCCGAGAAACTCCCCGTCGCGATCCGCGCCTCCGAGACTGCCGAAGGCCGCGCCCGCCTCTACCGCCGCACCGACGCCCGCGACCGCGCGGCCGACGCTCTCCGCTCCACCACCCGCACCCGCCTCGCCCCCCTCGTCGGCGTCCCCCCGGCCCGGGCACACACGCCCGAGGCCCTGCTCCCCGCCCTCTCCGCCCGCCTGCACGGCGACGGACATGCCCTGCACACCCTCCTCTTCGGCCCCGCACCCGGCGACGACGCAAGCCTCATCGCCCTCGCCGACCGACTCGACGCCCTCGAAAGTGAGGTACGCCGTCCATGA